One genomic window of Magnolia sinica isolate HGM2019 chromosome 3, MsV1, whole genome shotgun sequence includes the following:
- the LOC131240228 gene encoding UDP-glycosyltransferase 74F2-like produces the protein MDKGETAYRTHVLLLPYPTQGHINPILQFAKRLVSKGIKATLVTTIFISNTVQFDTGSVGIELISDGWDQGGFREAGSVEDYLERLESVGSRALTELIEKLDRSGNTVSCLIYDSFFAWALDVAKRCSLSGAAFFTQLCIVDSIYYHVYNGNLTVPFEDKTIRLPGLPPLEIQDMPSFFSVPGSYPAYLAMVLNQFSNVEKADWVLLNTFHKLEAEAVEWMAGILRARTIGPTLPSIYLDKRVEGDKDYNINLAKTDHRTCMKWLDERVIGSVVYVSYGSLSSVGVDHMEELACGLKGSNKHFLWVVRETEKEKVPEKFAEETAEMGLIVRWSPQLEVLAHQAVGCFVTHCGWNSTLEALSLGVPMVCVPQWTDQPTNAKCVEDVWRVGLRARIDEKGVVRREEMEFCIREVMEGERAEEFKRNASKMRELAIEAVDEGGSSDKNIDEFVASLVKG, from the exons ATGGATAAGGGAGAGACAGCTTATAGAACCCATGTTCTGCTCCTTCCATACCCAACTCAAGGCCACATAAATCCCATATTGCAATTCGCTAAACGCTTAGTCTCCAAAGGAATCAAGGCCACCCTAGTCACCACAATCTTCATCTCCAACACAGTCCAATTCGACACTGGCTCGGTCGGCATCGAGCTCATCTCCGACGGGTGGGACCAAGGTGGCTTCAGAGAAGCGGGGTCTGTCGAGGACTATCTCGAGCGGTTGGAATCAGTTGGCTCGCGAGCTTTAACCGAGCTCATCGAGAAGTTAGACCGTTCAGGCAACACCGTGAGTTGCCTTATCTATGATTCCTTCTTCGCCTGGGCCCTGGACGTAGCCAAACGGTGCAGCCTATCTGGGGCTGCGTTCTTCACTCAGTTGTGCATCGTCGATTCCATCTACTACCATGTGTACAATGGCAATCTAACTGTCCCGTTTGAAGACAAGACCATTCGATTGCCGGGGCTTCCGCCACTGGAAATTCAGGACATGCCATCCTTTTTCTCAGTGCCCGGATCTTACCCCGCCTACTTGGCAATGGTTTTGAACCAGTTTTCTAATGTGGAGAAAGCGGACTGGGTCCTTTTGAACACATTCCACAAGCTAGAAGCCGAG GCAGTGGAGTGGATGGCAGGGATCTTGCGGGCAAGGACGATTGGACCGACACTTCCATCCATTTACCTGGACAAGCGGGTGGAAGGGGACAAAGATTACAACATTAATCTCGCAAAAACGGACCACAGAACATGCATGAAGTGGCTCGACGAGAGGGTGATTGGATCTGTTGTGTATGTCTCGTACGGTAGCCTATCCTCAGTAGGAGTGGACCACATGGAAGAACTTGCATGTGGTCTTAAAGGGAGTAACAAACACTTCTTATGGGTGGTGAGGGAGACAGAGAAGGAAAAGGTCCCAGAGAAATTTGCGGAGGAGACAGCAGAGATGGGGCTGATAGTGAGATGGTCTCCACAGCTAGAAGTGTTGGCTCACCAAGCTGTGGGGTGCTTTGTGACACATTGTGGGTGGAATTCCACACTAGAGGCATTGAGCTTGGGTGTGCCAATGGTGTGTGTACCCCAGTGGACGGACCAACCCACAAATGCCAAGTGTGTGGAGGATGTGTGGCGAGTGGGATTGAGGGCTAGGATTGATGAGAAGGGGGTTGTGAGAAGGGAAGAGATGGAATTCTgtataagagaagtgatggaaggaGAGAGAGCGGAAGAGTTCAAGAGAAATGCTAGTAAAATGAGGGAGTTGGCTATAGAGGCTGTGGATGAAGGTGGTAGCTCAGATAAGAACATCGATGAATTTGTGGCCAGTCTTGTGAAAGGCTGA